ATTGGACTATATCGAATCATTAAGAGGAAATTGGATTTTGATGGTCAAAATCCTAAATTTCAGGGTGGCTTGGACAAAATCGCTCGTTcgaaaaaatgtcttaaaaaatataataaaattcgaATACATTCAACATTTCTGAGTTTAGTgatccaaaaaatatttcactgacaaatttcatttcactttttttttaccacTAGTTTGACTCGAAAAAGAGGAATGTCTGCCTAGTTTCTTGGAGGCTATTCAAAATCCtactgtttttcttttattttccctTATTATAAGTTCTACCCGAACAAAATTTATGTTCGAAAATGTCTCTTATTATGAGCATCAATTTGGGCGAAATGCAACTCATAAAATagattacaaattttatttaatttttatataaatttattaatttctggACACCTTGATTTAAAAGGGAGAGGGACATTTTGTATATCCGTAAAATCTATCTATTAAAAAGATGGGAATATTTATTAAGAGTTATTTTCgtaacaaacatatttttcgaACAAGCAAGTGAAATCTGATTCTGAGTTAATGTGATTTTTACTTTATatttccttaattttgtttacatatttgACCTTTACATTACTTTGGACTGAATACCGATGTTTTCATCCTTCATTACtttcttaaattgtttcatTTCTGAGAAAGTTGACTTCAAAACATGAagtatcttcaaaacaaaatataacaccAATTGTAGAATATATAATACCcaaccaatttttcgaattatgAATACTCAACGATTTTACTAATTATTCATATAATTTTCTACTCACCATTCAAGGAAATCAACCGCCTCATTGGTAGGAGAAAACCACTGCCGGAGGTCCTGGTGAACAACAACATCGAGCTAACATCAATAAAAGACAAAGTGGAAGCTTTTGCCAACCACTTTGAACAGAGTTTCACCCCAAAACCTTCAACGGACCAAGCCTTCCTGAACGAAGTGAAAACCTCCATCCAGTTGACTCAACAGCCAAACATTTTAGGTTAATTTGACGAAAATTGCAAAGACGATAACGATAATAACCATATGTTCTGCAATCCTAAGGAGATAGCTGATATCATTAACAACTTGAAGCCAAAGAAGTCAACTGGAATGGACGGGATTTCCAACTATGTATATCAAGAAAAGACTTCCCCAAATTTGTATGATAGTCTAGACTATTATCATAAATAACTGCATCAACAACGGCTATTTCCAAAAAAGTAGAAGACAGCCAAAGTAGTGGCAATTccgaagaaagaaaagaaaagcacCAACATGGTCTTGGAGATCTCACAcctcaacaacatcagcaacatTTTTGGAAGAAGATATATTAAGGAGGGTGAAGAAATTCTACAACGAACATAACATCATCCCCGACATGCAGTTTGGAATGCGTCAAGTACACTCAACTATCCatatatttcttaagttttagTCCGACGTCACCGCCGCTCTCAATAGCCACCGATTGCTTTCTGGATTTCGTATGGATTGAGGCCCTCATCCATAAGCTccgaatttttaatattcaacaGCCAATAgtcgaaattttattttctttcttccaGAAACTTCTTCGTAGAAATCGACAATTGCAAGTCAACGATTAGAGACGTAAAGgctggggcctgattatgaggttcgcggcgaatcgttttgctagcgagtttaccagttttcaattattgctttcgctttcgccttcttcgttttaaattcgaccaattaacgaattcgaaggcgagtttgaaatgtcataatgtttgttggcgagttgaatccgatagcttttttttggcggattcaaaggcgaaagagtgtttattattattcagtgttcgatttcgtggattatttctttattttaatttaaaaatgtgagttagctttattttaattttcttataatttatccacaataaaatatctaattttaaaattcattcaaggaacgataaaaacaagcaaacaaatcgacatcaatttttggctctcgtcgattttatgaaaaaaataagggCATTGCAACGGGAGCACTCGTCGGCCCTGAATATCGGGCTAAAACAAATGAACTGTGggacaatatttcaaaagtttttaatagttttaaatataattttaatattgtttattaaataaatcaccgcaaatttcacaaattcaatcaaaacaaaacaaaatttgtggaaagctgtcaaaccaaaagtatcaaatcactggaatatagagagaaaaagtcaaaccaaagtgtcaaatcactggaatataggaagaactacttttgctttgccgcgagttcgttaataaggaaatacgaagcgagtcgaatttgaaaggtcgaattgaaaacgatccgccgcGAACCTTATAATCAGGCCCCTGGAGTCGCCCAACGATCGTAACTTGGACCGTTCCTCTACAGCCTGAGGACATATGACCAGCCAGTGTCAACGAATTGTGAGAACTTGTTGTTTGCGGATGACTCACTCACATATTCGTCCTCCATGAAAAACTTCCATGAAGTCTTCAAAATGAAGATATTAAGGATATGCACTGATCTACAACCTGACCGTCAACGACAGAAGCACCATACCAATTGAAGAGTGTACGAATAAGCTGAAATCAAGTCACTTGACCAGTTCCTTGCACAGGCAGCAAGGGAAATAATAACCAAAGTCGCCAGCCACCCTAACCAACTAATGAAAAGGATGACCAGGATCAGGAACGACACCCTGACCCAAGATACGTTTGTGGTATGGATATCTTGGACAAATTCCCCActgacgacgactacgacgtcTCCTTCTATGCTAGCCTAGAGTCAGCATACTTACGTGGCTGAATGCCGCCACACACAACTAACCGGGAGAAGAACCTCGCCAACGACACTCCTTTTTTTTAGCCATGTTAAACACatgttaattttgtaatttgacaGTGTATAAACTTGGGACCCCTTTGtgccaaaaaatgttttaatttaagttattgttaaatattatttatgttagaattaattcaaatttatataaaattttgtatggttcaataaatttaaaataaaaaataattatttctacTTACCACAAggatttcaactttttttaaacttcgttTTAGTCGTCTCTGCTCAGGGTGTTCAATTTCTTTCCATTGCTgccttttatttcaattagtAGAATTGTAAAGTCAATCAATTAACCGTGAAaagaataattacattttttaaatatttttttctcatttattttatcttctagaataataattcaacatgatttcaataatattgtttttgttatgtatTTATAATGTATAATATAGACTAATTTAATGAATGATAGTTTTTTAGTAGTAATCCACGCTGattctcattttttgtttgtatattaattttaataagagAGGAAGTatactcttttatttttgttaagttttaacATCAAACTTCAATGACATTTATAGGTAATTTAAATACAAGATCATTTTGTCAATTTATCAAATGATGtgcaaccaacaaaaaaaaaaacaaaaatgtaattaaattattcaaaaaaaagaagaaaaataaagaaaacaagaaaactatattaaagaaaagaaaaaaaaaacaacatattttgtattattattaagtttttaacactaaaatagatatttttttttgtttatcataaATATGtgtattcttatttattttgttttttaagtttcgaTTATAGCAAACAtgtacaacaaaataatttgctttGTCTAAATTgcaattattacaattttttttttgttttaattttgatgcTATAAATCTTCTGTATGAGATGAATTGTTGTATAttatttgacaaattttaagacaaaaattattaatctcCACTGCGCAGGTGTGTGTACTGTGTATTGACGACGAATATAATTATtaagttgattttaaaatttgtatgttaaagTGGTTGATTAGCAAAAAGCATACGTTCGTTCAAAAAATACTTTCACACACAATCTCTTGCTCGAATTTTCATCAAATTggtcatcattatcatcatcaattagtttaattatttatccCACCCTTGTATAGaagttttgttttgcatttttttgtttgactattattttatatttttatttatatatatatatatgaatgtACGCATACACATTGATAAAATTTTCTTATTACATAATTaccaaatatatttatattttaataaattaaaaactatttacacAAAAAGTATATGATTTccatttgagaagaaaaatggGAACGCAATGCGTACATTTGGTATTTATTTCCCCccgttttgtatttaaaagggCAACGAACGAGACAAAGGAGGGAGagtaaaattttggaacttttcttctttgaaatcaagcgtaaaagtttgtttttgtttttctcttatttttgctgattttATGTACttagattaatttgttttaataattttgtttaacaaatgcttttcatttttgtttttttctaattatattAAAGGCCGAATATGAATTGTACTGtactaatattttttgtatagaaacgGAAACGGAACAAATATAAATCTCTCTCTTTGACCTAAAGTTACGCTTGCGTAGTTGGGTGGTTCTcttaattcaaatggaatcctTTCTCTTTCGTTGCAGTCAATAGACGGTCTTTTAGTATCTCTTCAGTTGGATAGTCGGGCAGTTTTAAATAGTGTACGCATGTGTTCACTGATGGATAGCTACCTTCACCGGCATCGACCTTCCGAACAACGGTAAGGCGAGGGTGTAGATTGGCTAAACCACCTGGAGGTAAACTACTGCAACCGGTGGTGAATTGTAGAAATGCTTTACGTTCGGGACCAGTCATGGTAAGAAGAACGTTCACAAAACGAAGGAAACCAGGactgtaaataaaataagtgttaCTAATACTATAACaatactatatttaaaaaaaatatagacttACCTATCTTTGGAATAGCCCAATTTTGGTTCAGTATAATTGATGAGATCTTCCCTTGTCCATTGCGGATGTTGTTCGCCACAAATCATCATACGTGCTTCTTGGGGACTAAATGCAGCTAACTTCTTCAGAGGGAATACTTGACAGAAGCCCCGATGGAATGCTTCCAACTGTTTGGCTATACCATCTTGCAGTGAGAAATTCATCAAAAGTTCACAATACTCTTCAAGATTGTGTATCGTTACGTCAATAGCAGCTCCATTTGGTACAAGTTCGGCATATTGAAAGCCATAAACACGTGAGCTAGGCAGATATGTGAATGTCAAAGCCAAATCCTCCAATTGTGCCTCTCCATTCTTTGTGATAAGTTTCAAATCAGCTATTGCTAGATTTCGTTGATCCGGTGATAAATGTGGATCCATTTCGATTGCTTGCTTCCGAACGACCATGTCTTGTAGTTCTTTGATAAATTCTGCACGAATTGGGTCGATTTCAGCAAGATTTTCTTGGGTAAGTACACCATCATACCAACAAGACTCGGGGAATTCATTGCCCAAGAGTTTGGAACATGTATCAGCTAATTCTGAATCTTCGGATATAATCGATGACATCATCAAATCATCACAAGCCTTGACTGCCTGAATGACACTCGACTTAGATAGGACCTTATTGTGGCAGAGTAGTTGAAGGAATGAATCTGAAAGTGGCAAGTCGACGAGACGCATGTCCTGCAAGACCTTGGCAATAAAAACTCCCAAGAACCAATAGTATTTTGAGACTCGTTCACAAATTTCAGAGTCTTGTGGCAGAGGTGCCGGAAATAGGCCACATTCTCTACGGCTAACATAATAGCCAGTGGGTTTCTGGCCTTGGCCCAAGTGAATATATTGATCTTCGACGGCCAGACTCTGTTCTTCATCCTCGCACAGCCACATTCCCAGATCTGCACGCTGTAGTTCAGCAGCAACCAAAGCATAAAACTCCAGGGTAGGTCCCAGGCCAGTTCCTTCTTCACCAACGAATTCAACCTCAAGAACAGATTTTCGATTGCAATGGACTTTCATTACTTGCATTGCCCAATCGAGCAGGTTATCCATGCGTGGAACCTTGACACGCTCATGCTTAAGCCTTCCGACACGGAATTCATGCTGATCGTCACGTCGCGGGCTAAGACCTGGCATACGTTGGCGTTCCAGGGTTACATCACGTTGCGACTGCAGGCATACAATGGACCTTGAAGCTCCAAAGGCAGTGCAATTGAAGTACAACTGACGTGTCTCGAATGGGAATAGGAACGGACAGGACTGGTTTAAGTCCTCACACCACGTGGGCAAGCTATTACTGGAGAGAACCAGTGGGTCTTGTATTTGCTGCTGCAGCTTATTCGTGATCTTCTTGCTCATGAACATATCTGGAGGTAGGGTACAAATGCCTACTTCGTCTTCTACTTCCATTCTTTCATCCTTCTCATTCAGATTCTCTGTTTCTTTCTGATTCAAGGCATTCAACTGACTCAGAAGCTGCAGGACATCATCAACACTGCAATTGATATTTTCTGACGTCGTAAAGCCACTACGCATAGGGGAGTTGGGTGAGAGAGTTGAGGCACCACTCTTTACGGAGATTACTGGGGTATTAGGACCATCCTCATCGCCAGCACTGCTTGTATCGCTTGGCAATGCTTCCTTGTAGACAATCGTGTAAGTTGGCTCCCATGCCTTGCGGAATTTATCTGCCTTATTCAGCTGTGTTGCTTGAAGAAGCTCCTGAACCGCTCGGAATATCGACCATTCGTTGTTTCGCAATTCCACTTCAACATCTGGAACACCACCAATGCCTGGACCCTTAAGAGTTAAGCATAAAGCTGGCTGTTGCACAATTGTATATTCACTGGATTTTGCTACTTCTGTACTTGAACCAGGTGGAGATATCTCCAAGTCGGATGTTTGATTGACATTGGTTCGGCCTGGACGTGGGTCAAAGGCGGGAATCAAAGCTGAAAATTGGCGCTTCAAAACGAATTCATCGTCCCAAGATTTTCGTTTGCCCACACCGGCTAAACGATTCTCGAAAGTTTCATCATCCATAAATGTCAGAAGATTCCTGGACACCATAACTTGTAGGAGagtattctgtaaataaaatttggttAGTTTCAGTACATTAGTAAAttagaaagtaaatattttcttacacCAACTTCTTCGTATTCGTCTTCgttttcttcgtcgtcgttttcCTCGTCCatgtcatcgtcgtcgtccatGTCACCCAACAAGGCAGGTGCACGGCAACTCTCAAGGAAGTCTTCCAACGACACTTGTTCGCTATCACTTGACGTTGATGTTAGACTCATTGTCAATGCTGGATTGATCGTTGATGATACTTGATTGCCAGGCGATGCATTCGTCCCGCCTCCAACATTTGATCCTGAATTGTTTGCTGGAGAATAGAaaagcatttttatttcttgaaggTTAAATTAATTGACGTATGAATAACTTACCAGCATTGTTAGATGATAAACTGGGATAGCTCTGAGCTGTGCTTAATAATCCTGAATGGAAATTGCTAGACAGGGCCAACTTAACCAAACTGGTCACCGAAGTAGGTCCACGTGGGAAGAATCCAGTTCCCGAGTTTTGATTATTCCGCTCATTCGAGTTCGAATTGTTGATCTTTTGATCGTTTTGGATGTTATTTCCCTGTGATGCACGTCGCCTAGCCATTGCGGCGAATGTTTCCAGTAGTCTTGTTGGCGTTGCTGTGTCTGGTTGGGCTGGAGCCTCAGAAACTGAAGTGGTAGTCAGATTTGGTACACTCACACTCATTTGACTGGAAACTGCTGTTGAGGATGTTGTTCCTGGTGGTGGATTCTCTGCAGGTGGTGTCGTTATCTTAGCATCGTCTTTTCCACCGGCTGAACATTCGCCCATGTGTTTTTCCACCAGTTGCTTCTTGAAATGCATAACTTCGTCGGGTTTCTGAATGACAACGCCACCCGTCGTACTGGATGCACTCGGAGGAGCTACTGCAGTGCTACCTGTTGCGTCATGGGTCTTGGGTAGGGGAATCTTCACGCCCGAAGCAAGACAATTGGACGAAGGTATGGAAAGGATGTCAGACGAAAGAATATTGTTTGTGTTGTTGCGAATCATGTCAACTCCTTCACGCATCTTATCAATCACTTCCATGGCTTCGGTGGAGAATTGAGAAACTCGTTGACCAGAGTTGGCCCTCAAATTGACCAATAGACTCTTGCTGATACTGTTCACAGAATTGCTCGCATTCATTTTGTTGTTGGCTTCGATGTTTGACGACTTGTTGTTTTCCTCACTATAGCTTTGCTGGCGAATGAGAGTGGCACCTCCAGTGCTGCTGGGGCCACTAGCCAGAAGACCGGCTAGTGTGTTCTTGGATGCATTGTTCACACTGCTGCTGCCACCGCAAAGATTGTCAGCTAGGGCCAGATTTTCAGTTATTGTAGCTAAATCGGACACGACGTTGGCGTTGATAGCTTGCATCGAATTGTTTATTGCCGACAAGTCGGTTATGTTCTCCCTCTCTCGCAGCGAATGATGAACCACCACTGAAGAACCGCTGGTGTCCTTGCCATCGGGATTAGCTGTCGTGACAATATCTGATTTTGCCGATGAGAAAACGTTCTCAGTGATCGCCTCGACGGCTTGTTTCCAAGCGAGGTTGTCTGCGGAGGCTGCCTGATCTGAGGAGGCAACCGAATTACGATTTAATTCAGTTGCCTCGGGCAGTGATGGTGTCGAACTTGACTTGCGACTAGTTAGGGCATTACTTTTGTTCTCGAGTTTCTTTGATATATTTGATAAGGGAGCAACTGAGTTGCCACCTTCAAGCACCGACAGATTATCACAATTGGTCAGTTTCAGATCGTATTTGCCCTCAGCGCCCATGCGGTAAGAGTTCCGAACACCATGATCCCACTTTACATCGATCCAGCCATTGTGAATCTCACCTGTGACTGTTCCCTCACTACTACCATCCTGATCGTCCCAGCGCCAATCTACGCCCCGAACAACACGCGCTCCTTTCGTGATGTGTTTCAATTGCGCGCGGATTTGTCGTCGTTCTCGGCGTATTTTCGCCTCAGCCTCTTTAACTCCTTTACCCATGTCCTCGCAAACAGACACAACTCGACCGTATATCTCAAAACCACTTAAGCTTAAATAGTGTGTCTGGCCAGAGGCATTGCGTCCATTCTGCTGCACACGGATGTGTCGGAAACCTTGGTTTTCGTCGGGCGAACATACAATCGGCCAAGTACTCGTGCTGCCGGGCTCAACTAGGCTCTTGTCATCTGAATGAGTCACAAGCGTTACCCAACTGACACCGTCCTTTGAACCTTGAAGCATCCAATTGCGCAATGCACTACGGCCATAACCTCGAGCGTGTCTCAAAGTGTATGCATTCGGGACCAAGTAAAGTCCCAGATCAATGGCGAACCAagcttttttgttgtctttggTGTGGCAATTCACACTGACGCTATCCCGAGATAAGATATCCTCAAGCTTTCCATACGGCAGATTCTTTCCTTCCGAACTAGTTACCTGGACAAGTCCGTATTGTGCGGGATTCACCCATTCGGTTGTTTTTCCATTCGAACCAATGAAGTATATCAAACCTTCCTCGTCGAAGTCGTACTCATGTTTAAATACCATGCCAGCTTTGTAGTCCTTAAGCTTCTTCAAGTAAACAAATGCAGAGCGATCCATATCGTACCATTGCTTGGCGACCATTTTAAGCAAGTACTTGGCCAACTGCCCCACAGTGGCAAGCGGTTCCATTTTCAGAGTTCTTCCAGTGCGATCGAACAAGGTTGTCTCACATGCAGCTCGCTCAAGTCGGAATCGCAGGCGTTTGGTCAAAATCTGCAGGCCATAACCAGTTCCGGGAGCATCGTACATGTAGACTGGCAACTTTTCAGTGCTCTCCAACACAGACACCAACTTCTGGACGAGAATGCCGGCGGTATTCTTCTTATCGCTGCTCTTGCTATTTAGTATGCAATTCTTGAAGATTGCAATACGTTGCTTTTGTAGCTTATTCATTCTGTTCCTCGAGAGTCCATTGTCCCAGTAGTTCTTTGAAAGAACAGCCACGAGAGCCTGAACCAGCCCAGAGCTGTGCATTTCATAGGCGCTCACAACTCCATCCTCGTGCAGCAACTTCGTGAGTTCATTCAAAGCATTATTAAGTTTCTCCTGCCAATTTGTGTTTGGTGACATACGTTGATCTTCCAGAGCAGTTTCAATTAGTTTTACAATTGCTGTGAGCTTAGCCACCGCTCCACGTGGAACCGCTTGCGCTGCCTTAAAGTACTTATTATAGAGATCTCGGGCCAGATTCTTGACTTGGTTCTTTTGAACttcggttttggttttgattttcttcttctttgttaCCGACCAACCGGAGGCAAAGTCCGGACCGAGAGTAGTTTCTGCGGTAAATGTGTGCTTGGTGCTGCGattactttcaaatataaaacctGGCAAATCATCTTGCAGAATTGTCACTTGATGGCCTTCTGAATTATGAATGTGcagttggttttgtttttggctTTGCAGAACCCAGTTGCCGACAACTAGTCGAAGTACAGATACAGTTGGGAGAATTGGTTGAGATGGTGTTCCTGGGCGAACTGCTGAACGGGCTCGTAAAAGTTTTTCTAAGAATTCGCCTcggttttctacaaaaaaaaaagaagaaacaaaaatatttaatgaaatacgAAATATACTCaaaaattcagtatttaaatgatatttcttcatagatatttataaattaatgaaatgcagaaaaagacgttttgttaaaaatgaacaaCAAGCTGGATTACATGTTATTCTGCCACATTAATATGATTTGATAACATTTATGGAACTGTGTTTTAATGACAATACAATCACATTTACTTATTAGTAACGTTCGATAAACGactgtaaaaataaatagaatggaagagtttttgaaaaaatacaatttatgaaTGCctagaacaaaattttctcccattggaaaaaaatctaaagcTGACCCTTCACCATCACGATTGGCTTGGTTAGTCTAATGAAGCCAATTTGTTATATGCAGTTGGACTTTttcga
This window of the Eupeodes corollae chromosome 3, idEupCoro1.1, whole genome shotgun sequence genome carries:
- the LOC129949808 gene encoding E3 ubiquitin-protein ligase Ufd4 isoform X3; the encoded protein is MDEMGDVDPETLLEWLSMGQGDERDMQLIALEQLCMLLLMSDNVDRCFESCPPRTFLPALCKIFLDELAPENVLEVTARAITYYLDVSAECTRRIVAIDGAIKAICNRLVVADLSSRTSRDLAEQCIKVLELICTREAGAVFDGGGLHCVLSFIRDCGSQVHKDTLHSAMAVVSRLCTKVEPNSPCIQDCVESLSTLLQHEDPMVADGALKCFASVADRFTRKWVDPAPLAEYGLVSELLKRLGNAAGNAQQGSSSTSTGHNDSLNAVTTTNKTQSTDATRSSQSISTTISLLSTLCRGSPTITHDLLRSKLPDAMERALKGDERCILDCMRLADLLLLLLFEGRQALSRVGAGTQGQLAPRVRRNDSSAERTHRQLIDCIRSKDTEALQEAIETGGIDVNCMDDVGQTLLNWASAFGTLEMVEYLCEKGADVNKGQRSSSLHYAACFGRPGIAKVLLKFGAYPDLRDEDGKTPLDKARERVDDGHREVAAILQSPGEWMSAGRSQLKSESDDGTTEPRGDPEMAPVYLKFFLPCFCRTFQGTMLSSVRRASLGLIKKMVQYAQPNVLKDLCDAQSAGPLPPNGTPHQNLGTLLVEVVASVLDNEISYSWPSALMTSSSNCSSLLATTTTCSNTATCRQVVAAKSGAIAQSNKQQRVENSQLYIVPPPKPKGEGDDEDGHLVVLTIIEELTSKTQEEFLDHFARLGVFSKVQALMGPENEIQSEKVVSLVPAITDEPGPSSAVTAVVTEDPMEDAKEILPGKAYHWREWSICRGRDCLYVWSDSAALELSNGSNGWFRFILDGKLATMYSSGSPENGNDSSENRGEFLEKLLRARSAVRPGTPSQPILPTVSVLRLVVGNWVLQSQKQNQLHIHNSEGHQVTILQDDLPGFIFESNRSTKHTFTAETTLGPDFASGWSVTKKKKIKTKTEVQKNQVKNLARDLYNKYFKAAQAVPRGAVAKLTAIVKLIETALEDQRMSPNTNWQEKLNNALNELTKLLHEDGVVSAYEMHSSGLVQALVAVLSKNYWDNGLSRNRMNKLQKQRIAIFKNCILNSKSSDKKNTAGILVQKLVSVLESTEKLPVYMYDAPGTGYGLQILTKRLRFRLERAACETTLFDRTGRTLKMEPLATVGQLAKYLLKMVAKQWYDMDRSAFVYLKKLKDYKAGMVFKHEYDFDEEGLIYFIGSNGKTTEWVNPAQYGLVQVTSSEGKNLPYGKLEDILSRDSVSVNCHTKDNKKAWFAIDLGLYLVPNAYTLRHARGYGRSALRNWMLQGSKDGVSWVTLVTHSDDKSLVEPGSTSTWPIVCSPDENQGFRHIRVQQNGRNASGQTHYLSLSGFEIYGRVVSVCEDMGKGVKEAEAKIRRERRQIRAQLKHITKGARVVRGVDWRWDDQDGSSEGTVTGEIHNGWIDVKWDHGVRNSYRMGAEGKYDLKLTNCDNLSVLEGGNSVAPLSNISKKLENKSNALTSRKSSSTPSLPEATELNRNSVASSDQAASADNLAWKQAVEAITENVFSSAKSDIVTTANPDGKDTSGSSVVVHHSLRERENITDLSAINNSMQAINANVVSDLATITENLALADNLCGGSSSVNNASKNTLAGLLASGPSSTGGATLIRQQSYSEENNKSSNIEANNKMNASNSVNSISKSLLVNLRANSGQRVSQFSTEAMEVIDKMREGVDMIRNNTNNILSSDILSIPSSNCLASGVKIPLPKTHDATGSTAVAPPSASSTTGGVVIQKPDEVMHFKKQLVEKHMGECSAGGKDDAKITTPPAENPPPGTTSSTAVSSQMSVSVPNLTTTSVSEAPAQPDTATPTRLLETFAAMARRRASQGNNIQNDQKINNSNSNERNNQNSGTGFFPRGPTSVTSLVKLALSSNFHSGLLSTAQSYPSLSSNNAANNSGSNVGGGTNASPGNQVSSTINPALTMSLTSTSSDSEQVSLEDFLESCRAPALLGDMDDDDDMDEENDDEENEDEYEEVGNTLLQVMVSRNLLTFMDDETFENRLAGVGKRKSWDDEFVLKRQFSALIPAFDPRPGRTNVNQTSDLEISPPGSSTEVAKSSEYTIVQQPALCLTLKGPGIGGVPDVEVELRNNEWSIFRAVQELLQATQLNKADKFRKAWEPTYTIVYKEALPSDTSSAGDEDGPNTPVISVKSGASTLSPNSPMRSGFTTSENINCSVDDVLQLLSQLNALNQKETENLNEKDERMEVEDEVGICTLPPDMFMSKKITNKLQQQIQDPLVLSSNSLPTWCEDLNQSCPFLFPFETRQLYFNCTAFGASRSIVCLQSQRDVTLERQRMPGLSPRRDDQHEFRVGRLKHERVKVPRMDNLLDWAMQVMKVHCNRKSVLEVEFVGEEGTGLGPTLEFYALVAAELQRADLGMWLCEDEEQSLAVEDQYIHLGQGQKPTGYYVSRRECGLFPAPLPQDSEICERVSKYYWFLGVFIAKVLQDMRLVDLPLSDSFLQLLCHNKVLSKSSVIQAVKACDDLMMSSIISEDSELADTCSKLLGNEFPESCWYDGVLTQENLAEIDPIRAEFIKELQDMVVRKQAIEMDPHLSPDQRNLAIADLKLITKNGEAQLEDLALTFTYLPSSRVYGFQYAELVPNGAAIDVTIHNLEEYCELLMNFSLQDGIAKQLEAFHRGFCQVFPLKKLAAFSPQEARMMICGEQHPQWTREDLINYTEPKLGYSKDSPGFLRFVNVLLTMTGPERKAFLQFTTGCSSLPPGGLANLHPRLTVVRKVDAGEGSYPSVNTCVHYLKLPDYPTEEILKDRLLTATKEKGFHLN